The Clostridium beijerinckii genomic sequence GTCGCCTCCTAAAATGTAACGGAGGCGCCCAAAGGTTCCCTCAGAACGGTCGGAAATCGTTCGAAGAGTGTAAAGGCAGAAGGGAGCCTGACTGCGACACCTACAAGTGGAGCAGGGACGAAAGTCGGGCTTAGTGATCCGGTGGTACCTCGTGGGAGGGCCATCGCTCAACGGATAAAAGCTACCTCGGGGATAACAGGCTGATCTCCCCCAAGAGTTCACATCGACGGGGAGGTTTGGCACCTCGATGTCGGCTCGTCGCATCCTGGGGCTGAAGTAGGTCCCAAGGGTTGGGCTGTTCGCCCATTAAAGCGGCACGCGAGCTGGGTTCAGAACGTCGTGAGACAGTTCGGTCCCTATCCGTCGCGGGCGTAGGAAATTTGAGAGGAGCTGTCCTTAGTACGAGAGGACCGGGATGGACTGACCTATGGTGTACCAGTTGTTTCGCCAGAAGCATAGCTGGGTAGCTAAGTCGGGAAGGGATAAACGCTGAAAGCATCTAAGTGTGAAGCCCACCTCAAGATGAGATTTCCCATAGCATAAGCTAGTAAGACCCCTTGAAGACTACAAGGTTGATAGGTCAGAGGTGTAAGTATGGTAACATATTTAGCTGACTGATACTAATAGGTCGAGGGCTTGACCAATATAATCAAGTTGTAATATACATTAATAGAGGAAGCTCGACTCACTGGCGTTCGCTGAGTAAGTTCGAGTATTCAGATATAAAATTTGGACCCTCACTTATGTGCAATTTTGAAAGAACAAATTCTTTCAAATAGCGTTCCGCGATAGCTCAATGGTGGAGCACTCGGCTGTTAACCGATAGGTTGGAGGTTCGAGTCCTCTTCGCGGAGCCAATATCTCGTGATGATGGCATAGAGGTAACACTCCTTCCCATTTCGAACAGGAAAGTTAAGGTCTATAGCGCCGATGGTACTGCATGGGAGACTGTGTGGCAGAGTAGGACGTTGCGAGGTAAGTATTAAAGATAGTCATAATGGCTGTCTTTTTTTTTATCAAATTTTGGGATGGTGAACATATAGATATATAAAAATAGGAATCTCACCAATAATGTGGAATATTAATGGTTATTCTGTTAAAATATAGATGAATATGCTAGAATTTGTGTTAGTGAATATTATATTTCATTATCATATGTTATCTAAAAAATTTAATTGATCAAAGTTTATTTTAAAATTATCAAGATATATAAAACCAATAAACTTATAAAGAATGAATTATATTATTTATAACTTATATGGTTGAAATTTCATTTGAGAATCTATATAGTAATTAGGTAGGAATTATCGTAGCTTTAATATGAATTTATTATGCTGACTTTATAGCGTTGTTAAGATGAACTATGATAAAAATAACTAATAATTAATTTACAAAGGAGACAGATATGCCTAATATTTTTGACGGACTTAGAAAAATTTCAGATAATGACATCATTGAACAAATTGCATTACTTGAAACAATGAATGTGACAAATATATCAAAGCCAATTATACAAAAGGCTAAGAAAAGAACTATAAGTATAATTAATTTTATAGGAAGTAAAATAGGAAAAAATCGTGTGCTTGAAGAACCGGAAGTAAAAGAAATATGGGCTTTGGTTGACGAAAAAAAAGAAGAATTGGAAAAGTGTACAAGAAATGAGTTAAATGAAAGGTTGTTCAACATTCTTTCCGAAAAGGCTAATGATGATTTAGAGAGTGCAACAGAGGACGAAGTATCAATAGAGGTAATAGAGGAAGCAGCTAAACTATATAAAGTGCATAAAAACTTAACGCCAAACCATAAGGCTGATATTATTTATTCAAAATATAATGAAAAGCTTAGTGGTAAGGCTAAAGAATATATAAATGGACAAGCATTTGTAGATCTACAAGAAACTACAAAAGATATAGAAGAAATTATAAGTAGTATGGATGAAGAACAAAAAAGAGAATTTACTCAATCAGTAGATGTTGCAAAATTGACATTTCTTAATGTGTGGAAAAAATTAGATAGGCAACATTTTATAAGACTTATATGGTTATGCGTTAAGGCTTATGGAGGTAGATTTACTGTGAAAGAAGAAGAACTTCCGAGTTTTGTAACAAGTGAAGAGGAAGTGGAAGCATTTAAAAGAGAAGAAGAATTAAAGAAGTCGCAGGAAGAATTGTTAAAGTTGAAAAAACAAATAGAATTATGTAAGGATAAAATAAATTCTATTGAGAATAGTTTAGAGAAAGAAAAACGTCTATTGAAGAGCGCAATTAGAAGTAGAGATAAAGCGGAAGAAGATATAATAGATTTGGGGAAAATACATATTAAATTAACATCAGTCAAGAAATCATATGAAGATGAATTAAAAGAGATTAAGGTTAAAATGGAAAACGCACCATTAGAGGAACTAGACTCACTTATGGAAGAATTTAAAGTAGTTAAGTTTGAAGAAATTGATGTGAATAATAAGATTTCAGATATTAATATAAAGGCCACATATAAGAAGGAATTGATAGATGATAATGTTAAAGCAATATCTATTAAAGAGGAAAGTATAAAAAACATTGGAATGGAATTTCAACATTTAAAAGAGGAAGCACATAACTTGGTAGATGCTTATAACAAAATGAAAAGTGATGTGAGAAATAAAGAAGAAGAAAAGAAGAGTGAAATATTTAAGAAATGGAGCCATTTTTTTAATAAGTTTACTTTTAATTTTGATAACTTGGGTAATGTAGTAAGCTTTACCCGAAGCGAATTACTTAAAATCGAACAATGTTTACATGAATTACATTTTACAAATGATCCAATGGCTTTAAGCATGGGAGTAATAGAAAGTAAAGGCAATAAGAAAAAAAAGGAAGAATATGAATACATAGATGTAAGCTTCTTAGATGGCTTTAAAATAGAGATTCAGTTTAGGATATTGGAAAATGGAGAAAAGACAGTACATATAGATGAAATCACTCCGGAATTTTAAATTATCTCATAAGTTATTTTTTTACAAGTATTTGGATAAAATTATAATTATGGAATATTTGCTTAGAATATAAGGTAAGGAGATAATAAAATGAATAGTTCTGAATTAACATCAGAAGATGTTAATGAAATTCTTAAAGATCAGAAAGAGTTTTTTAGCACTCAGGCTACTAAGAAAATAGAATTTCGAATTAATCAATTAAAAAAACTTAAAGAAAGTATAAAAGATTATGAAAGTAAAATTACTGAAGCTTTAAGTCTTGATTTGGGAAAACATGAATTTGAATCATATGTAACAGAAATAGGATTTGTATATTTGAGTATAGAAAATACAATTAATAATTTAAGGAAATGGGCAAAGCCTAAAAAAACAGAAACACCGATATTTTTAAAGCCTGGAAAAAGTTATATAGTTAGCGAACCTTATGGAAGCGTGTTAATAATCGGTCCTTACAATTACCCGTTTCAACTCGTTATTGAGCCGTTAATAGGTGCAATAAGTGCAGGGAATTGCATAGTAATAAAGCCTTCTGAAATTTCATTGAATGTTTCAAATACAATAAGTGAAATGATTTCAAAAATATTTGATAAAAAATATATAAGCTGTGTAGAAGGAAGTATTAAGACAAATATTTCATTAATAAATGCTCCATTTGATTATATATTCTTTACTGGAAGCGTAAGTGTTGGAAAGATAGTAATGAAAGCGACAGCGCAAAATTTGATTCCAGTTACTCTAGAGCTAGGCGGTAAAAGTCCAGTAATAGTAGATGAAACTGCTAATATCAAAATTTCTGCTCAAAGGATTATTTGGGGAAAGACTTTAAATGCAGGGCAGACATGTGTAGCTCCAGATTATATTATGGTTAGTAAAAATATTAAAGATGAGCTTATTAAAGAAATGAAAAATGCCATAAAAGAATTTTTTGGAGATAACGTTAAATCTAGTAAATATTATGGCAGGATAATAAATGATAAACATTTTAACAGAATAAAAAATTTAATTGATAAAGATAAAAGGGGAATTCTTTATGGAGGAAGTTATGATGAATATGAAAGGTTTATAGAGCCAACAATTATAGATGTAT encodes the following:
- a CDS encoding aldehyde dehydrogenase; translation: MNSSELTSEDVNEILKDQKEFFSTQATKKIEFRINQLKKLKESIKDYESKITEALSLDLGKHEFESYVTEIGFVYLSIENTINNLRKWAKPKKTETPIFLKPGKSYIVSEPYGSVLIIGPYNYPFQLVIEPLIGAISAGNCIVIKPSEISLNVSNTISEMISKIFDKKYISCVEGSIKTNISLINAPFDYIFFTGSVSVGKIVMKATAQNLIPVTLELGGKSPVIVDETANIKISAQRIIWGKTLNAGQTCVAPDYIMVSKNIKDELIKEMKNAIKEFFGDNVKSSKYYGRIINDKHFNRIKNLIDKDKRGILYGGSYDEYERFIEPTIIDVSAFESESMKEEIFGPVLPIIEFVNFDEVVMKIKKMPKPLALYIFTNNKKIRERVIEEIPSGGICINDTLNHLANSNLPFGGVGNSGIGSYHGEESFKTFSHRKSVLNRGTKINIRILFPPYSAKSMTLIKKFLN